The proteins below come from a single Clarias gariepinus isolate MV-2021 ecotype Netherlands chromosome 17, CGAR_prim_01v2, whole genome shotgun sequence genomic window:
- the tor4aa gene encoding torsin-4A isoform X1 → MILQTAESLKRNVEVEYTARKVPETQMGDQNLAAMLSEDDSEETGENKKPTLYQFSSTVRAVVRIRQKYQAMKKRRMERAVSASQHSAPSLSPCSEQRSTSPKIFTFDVVDGHSPVNVVKKRKRKKGRVLFPNSSRRVVPTKEQSRAKSCLVLLCVVVFLQVYNAIENLDDHVLKYDLEGLEKTLKREVFGQHEATDGLLDHLKDYLSTYVHSKPLVVSLLGPSGVGKSHIGRLLAQHFRSVVGEQLVMQYFVLHHCPTEDNVPVCTETLSSQVSDMVTRAEEEEKIPLFIFDEMEHMPTQLLDTVRSLIVKKDNNEYLNAIYILISNLEQDEITKFVLQNSTSITVSGRGHIGKELNSLLVSNLKKHHLLWLEAELLPLTLLEKSHVMECFIDEMSREGFYPERSHVERLADELGYYFVGEREFARTGCKQVVAKVNLL, encoded by the exons ATGATCCTGCAAACTGCAGAGTCACTCAAGAGAAATGTAGAGGTGGAGTACACAGCCAGGAAAGTTCCAGAAACGCAG ATGGGGGACCAAAATCTTGCTGCCATGCTTTCTGAGGATGACTCGGAGGAGACGGGGGAAAACAAGAAACCCACACTCTACCAGTTTTCCTCGACGGTACGAGCTGTGGTGCGAATTCGACAGAAGTACCAAGCGATGAAAAAGCGCCGCATGGAGCGGGCAGTATCAGCATCCCAGCACAGTGCTCCGTCACTGTCTCCGTGTAGTGAACAGCGCTCCACCAGCCCTAAGATCTTCACATTTGATGTAGTTGATGGCCACAGTCCTGTCAATGTAGtcaagaaaaggaaaaggaaaaaggggCGTGTCCTATTCCCCAATAGCAGCCGCCGAGTAGTGCCTACTAAGGAGCAAAGCCGAGCCAAGAGCTGTCTGGTCCtgctttgtgttgttgttttcttgcaGGTTTACAATGCCATTGAAAACCTAGACGACCACGTGCTTAAATACGATCTTGAGGGACTGGAGAAAACCCTTAAAAGAGAGGTTTTTGGACAGCATGAGGCAACTGATGGCCTTTTGGACCATTTAAAAGATTACTTGTCGACATATGTTCACAGTAAACCTTTGGTGGTGTCTCTTCTCGGGCCTAGTGGTGTAGGAAAGAGTCACATAGGAAGGCTATTGGCTCAGCACTTCCGATCTGTGGTAGGCGAGCAGCTGGTCATGCAGTACTTCGTGCTCCACCACTGTCCCACAGAAGACAACGTCCCAGTCTGTACAGAAACTCTGTCTTCTCAGGTCTCTGACATGGTCACTCGGGCTGAAGAAGAGGAGAAAATTCCACTGTTCATCTTTGATGAGATGGAGCACATGCCTACTCAGCTGCTAGACACTGTGCGAAGCCTCATCGTGAAAAAAGACAACAACGAATATTTGAACGCCATTTACATCCTCATTAGCAACCTGGAGCAAGACGAGATCACAAAGTTTGTGCTGCAGAACTCCACCAGCATAACCGTTTCGGGCCGAGGGCACATTGGCAAGGAGTTGAACTCTTTGTTGGTTAGCAATCTCAAAAAACACCACTTGCTTTGGCTGGAAGCAGAGTTGCTTCCTCTTACACTTCTGGAAAAAAGCCACGTGATGGAATGTTTTATCGACGAGATGTCTCGGGAAGGATTTTACCCAGAACGCTCTCACGTAGAAAGACTAGCAGACGAGCTGGGTTACTATTTTGTCGGTGAACGAGAGTTTGCACGCACTGGCTGTAAGCAAGTGGTGGCAAAAGTGAATCTTCTGTGA
- the tor4aa gene encoding torsin-4A isoform X2 — MGDQNLAAMLSEDDSEETGENKKPTLYQFSSTVRAVVRIRQKYQAMKKRRMERAVSASQHSAPSLSPCSEQRSTSPKIFTFDVVDGHSPVNVVKKRKRKKGRVLFPNSSRRVVPTKEQSRAKSCLVLLCVVVFLQVYNAIENLDDHVLKYDLEGLEKTLKREVFGQHEATDGLLDHLKDYLSTYVHSKPLVVSLLGPSGVGKSHIGRLLAQHFRSVVGEQLVMQYFVLHHCPTEDNVPVCTETLSSQVSDMVTRAEEEEKIPLFIFDEMEHMPTQLLDTVRSLIVKKDNNEYLNAIYILISNLEQDEITKFVLQNSTSITVSGRGHIGKELNSLLVSNLKKHHLLWLEAELLPLTLLEKSHVMECFIDEMSREGFYPERSHVERLADELGYYFVGEREFARTGCKQVVAKVNLL; from the coding sequence ATGGGGGACCAAAATCTTGCTGCCATGCTTTCTGAGGATGACTCGGAGGAGACGGGGGAAAACAAGAAACCCACACTCTACCAGTTTTCCTCGACGGTACGAGCTGTGGTGCGAATTCGACAGAAGTACCAAGCGATGAAAAAGCGCCGCATGGAGCGGGCAGTATCAGCATCCCAGCACAGTGCTCCGTCACTGTCTCCGTGTAGTGAACAGCGCTCCACCAGCCCTAAGATCTTCACATTTGATGTAGTTGATGGCCACAGTCCTGTCAATGTAGtcaagaaaaggaaaaggaaaaaggggCGTGTCCTATTCCCCAATAGCAGCCGCCGAGTAGTGCCTACTAAGGAGCAAAGCCGAGCCAAGAGCTGTCTGGTCCtgctttgtgttgttgttttcttgcaGGTTTACAATGCCATTGAAAACCTAGACGACCACGTGCTTAAATACGATCTTGAGGGACTGGAGAAAACCCTTAAAAGAGAGGTTTTTGGACAGCATGAGGCAACTGATGGCCTTTTGGACCATTTAAAAGATTACTTGTCGACATATGTTCACAGTAAACCTTTGGTGGTGTCTCTTCTCGGGCCTAGTGGTGTAGGAAAGAGTCACATAGGAAGGCTATTGGCTCAGCACTTCCGATCTGTGGTAGGCGAGCAGCTGGTCATGCAGTACTTCGTGCTCCACCACTGTCCCACAGAAGACAACGTCCCAGTCTGTACAGAAACTCTGTCTTCTCAGGTCTCTGACATGGTCACTCGGGCTGAAGAAGAGGAGAAAATTCCACTGTTCATCTTTGATGAGATGGAGCACATGCCTACTCAGCTGCTAGACACTGTGCGAAGCCTCATCGTGAAAAAAGACAACAACGAATATTTGAACGCCATTTACATCCTCATTAGCAACCTGGAGCAAGACGAGATCACAAAGTTTGTGCTGCAGAACTCCACCAGCATAACCGTTTCGGGCCGAGGGCACATTGGCAAGGAGTTGAACTCTTTGTTGGTTAGCAATCTCAAAAAACACCACTTGCTTTGGCTGGAAGCAGAGTTGCTTCCTCTTACACTTCTGGAAAAAAGCCACGTGATGGAATGTTTTATCGACGAGATGTCTCGGGAAGGATTTTACCCAGAACGCTCTCACGTAGAAAGACTAGCAGACGAGCTGGGTTACTATTTTGTCGGTGAACGAGAGTTTGCACGCACTGGCTGTAAGCAAGTGGTGGCAAAAGTGAATCTTCTGTGA
- the zgc:56235 gene encoding voltage-dependent anion-selective channel protein 2-like — protein sequence MSIPPSYSDLGKAAKDIFSKGYGFGIIKLDLKTKLHNGVELNTSGSSNIDTGKAGGSLETKYKMKELGMGLNQKWTTDNTLTTELFVEDQLAKGLKVALDTSFVPNTGKKSGKLKTGYKRDYMNLSCDVDFEGPVVHSAAVLGYAGWLAGYQMAFDTAKSKLVQNNFALGYKAGDFQLHTNVNDGTEFGGSVYQKVNDRLETGVNLAWTAGSNNTRFGIAAKYQLDNDSSLSAKVNNASLIGIGYTQNLRPGIKVTLSALIDGKNFSTGGHKVGLGFELEA from the exons ATGTCTATTCCTCCTTCCTACTCTGACTTGGGGAAAGCGGCGAAGGATATCTTCAGCAAAGGATATG GCTTCGGGATAATTAAGCTGGACCTCAAGACCAAGTTGCATAATGGGGTT GAATTGAACACATCTGGCTCTTCTAACATCGACACTGGCAAGGCTGGTGGCAGTTTAGAGACCAAGTACAAGATGAAGGAGCTGGGAATGGGTCTCAATCAGAAGTGGACCACAGACAACACTTTAACTACTGAACTTTTTGTGGAGGACCAG CTGGCAAAGGGCTTGAAGGTGGCTCTTGATACGTCCTTTGTTCCAAATACAGG CAAGAAGAGCGGTAAGCTGAAGACGGGCTACAAGCGGGACTACATGAACCTGTCCTGCGACGTTGACTTTGAGGGTCCAGTCGTGCACTCCGCAGCCGTTCTGGGCTACGCAGGCTGGTTGGCTGGTTACCAAATGGCATTTGACACAGCCAAGTCCAAACTGGTGCAGAACAACTTTGCTCTTGGCTACAAGGCTGGTGATTTCCAGCTACACACCAATGT aaatgatgGAACTGAGTTTGGTGGGTCCGTCTACCAGAAGGTGAACGATCGGCTGGAGACAGGGGTCAATCTGGCCTGGACTGCTGGAAGCAACAACACACGCTTTGGCATCGCTGCCAAGTATCAGCTGGACAATGATTCTTCTTTGTCT GCCAAGGTCAACAATGCCAGTCTGATTGGAATCGGCTACACTCAGAATCTGCGACCAG GAATCAAGGTGACGCTCTCTGCACTTATCGATGGCAAGAATTTCAGCACCGGAGGTCATAAAGTTGGACTGGGCTTTGAACTCGAAGCATAA